The bacterium sequence CTACGACTCCCCCGGCGGCGAGCCGCTGGGCGAGAGCGTCGCCTTCACACGGAGCGCGGAGATTCTTGGGCAGGAGGGGAATTGGGTCAACGTCAGGTCGAGCGACTGGGAGACGGGGGCCGACGTGGTGGGCTGGGCCAAACTCCTGCCGCTGGACGATAAATGGGAGGTTCTGCCGAGCCTGTTGCCCATGCCCGAGTCGTACTACGAGGATGAGGAGTATTAGCCGAACTGCACTTGTGACTATGACGTAGGGCGGGGGCTCTTTACCCCGCCCATCGTTTATCTACCAAATGTTTCGATATGGTAATCCCTTTCCTACATTCTCAATTTACCGCTTTAACCCTTCTTTTACCAACAAATAAATCATATAGTAATTGCATAGCATTATCCTCATCTAGAAGAACTCTTTTATTATCAATTATCCAATAAGTCTCAAATTTTTCTTCTTTCACATTAATACCGATATAAATACCGTTGTCCAAATATGGTGCTTTTTCTCTTGGTAAATGTATATTATCAGGAATTACTTCAACTTTAGCAGTTGCCCCAACATAACCAATTCCCCCATTTAATTTAAACTTTATACTTTGGTTTTCTAAATTTATTTGCAACTCGTTAATTTGTACTTTTCCTATTTGACTGTTATCAAAATGTTTGTACAATACTATATCCCTTTCCTTCTCAATAGGAACTAAAGGTTTATCACATAAAGCCTTAAAAATGTCATTAATATGCTGAAGAGCCTTTGGTATTAAACCAATGATAATTTTATTGAACTGCTTTTCATTTTCTTGATACATCTTAGTTTCCTTTTCTATGTCCCTAAGCGCATCAAAAAAATCCTTTTTACCTATTCTCATTACACCCTCCCTAATGCAGTATACGTGTCGTGGAGTATCTTCCGTATCTCTTCAGCTTGAGATAACGTTAAGGGCTGCTGCCTTAAATAGGCTAAAGATACTGAAGAAATACCAATTATAGAATATGATTTATAAAGACAATCAATAATTGCATCCTTATTATTATTTAACTGATTTATTACTGATGTACTATAACTTGCTCCAATAGATGGATATAAATCGAAGAACTTATTTATTGTCTCTTGATAAATTGTAGCAATTCTTCTATTATATCTCCTTTTTTCACATTTAAGCGTAACCCACGTATTGATTGTATTTGTACCAATATTCGTGAGTAGGGTGACCCAAAAGGTATCCATACCCTCTACCAATCATCTATCTATTTCAAGGTCATTTTAAATGATACCACAAAAAAGTCAAGTTCGTAATACAAGAAAAATGACGACTATATAAGGCTTTATTCGTTTCCAATAACCTCTAATAACCTACTAATGATTTCGTCGGAGTGGACCCCCTCGGCCTCGGCGTTGAAGTTGATCAGCACCCGGTGGCGCATCACGGCGTGGGCCAGGTCGCGCACGTCGTCCACCGACGCCGCCGGACGCCCCCGGAGCGCGGCCCGGGCCTTGGCCCCGAGAATCAGGTACTGCCCGGCGCGAACCCCCGCCCCCCAGGCCACCCAGCGCTTGATGAACTCCGGCGCCGTGGGGTCCTCGGGACGGCTCGCACGGGCCAGGTTCACCGCGTAGCTGACAACGTGCGGCGCGGCCGGAATCTCCCGAATCAGCCCCTGTAGCTCGATTATCTCCTCCGCGTTCAGAACGGGGCTTATTTCCGGCTCATCGCGGCCCGTGGTCCGGGCGACGATGCGCTCCTCCTCGTCCCGCTTCGGGTAGCCGATGCGGATTTCCAGCATGAAGCGGTCGAGCTGGGCCTCGGGCAGGGGGTAGGTCCCCTCCTGCTCGATGGGGTTCTGGGTGGCCAGGACGAAGAAGGGGTCGGGCAGGGGGTAGGTGGTGTCGCCGATGGAGACCTGGTGCTCCTGCATGGACTCCAGGAGGGCGGCCTGGGTTTTAGGTGGGGTGCGGTTGACCTCGTCGGCCAGAATCAGGTTGGCGAAGACCGGCCCGCGGAGGAACTGCATCGTCCGCTGACCCGTCTCCGGGTCAGGCTGGATGACGTCGGTGCCGGTGATGTCGGCGGGCATGAGGTCGGGGGTGAACTGGATGCGACGGAAGGAGAGGTCCAGGGCGCGGGCGAGGCTGGACACCATGAGCGTCTTGGCCAGCCCCGGCACCCCGACCAGGAGGGCGTGGGCGTGGGAAAACAGAGCCACCAGGAGCTGTTCGACGACCTCCTCCTGCCCGACGATGGCGCGGGCGAGCTGGTCCTCGACGCTCCGGGCGGCGTCGGACAGCCGCTCGAGCTTGGCCGCGGCCTCCACGGCGTCCACGGAACCCCCCTTCGCCACTGACGATTTTCCTTAATTATACAAAAAAAGGACCCGCGCGGTTCCCCCGGGGCGGAACCGAACGAGGCCAGTCGGTGCCGGCCTCGCCCGCGAGCCACCGGAACGGGTCACTCACTCTCCGGCCAGATTTCGCCCTTGTCGCCTTGGACGACCTCGCCGAACTCTGTGCGCGCCCCGGCGGCGATTTTCACCCCGGGCATCAGCACGGTCATCGGCGCCACATAGGCGTCGGGGCCGATGACGGCGCCGAACTTCGGCAGGTCCACCTCCACCCGTTCGCCCTTGACCGTGGAGTAGATTTTTCCGTCGGGCGGCGGGTCGCAGAAGGCGGTCACGGCGTCTCCCAGCGTCGCCCCGTCGCCGATGACGCACCGGGTCAGAAGGCAGCGCCGGCCTATCTGCACGTTGGCCCCGATCAGGCAGTTCCCGATCTGGGTCCCGCCGGCTATCTGTGTGTTGGGCCCCACCGTGGTGCGGTTCATGATTTGCACCCCTGGGTGGAGGTAGCAGTTCCGCGAGATCATCACCCGGTCGGTGAGGATGCACCCGCGGCCGATCCAGGAGTCCTCGAGGATGTTCACGGTGACGCAGCGGTGGACGTCGCCCAGGAGGCGCGCCTTTACGTTGAACCGCTGCAGCGGCCGGTCCTGGATCAGGCGGGTGTTGGCCTCCAGCAGGTGCCACGGGTAGCCGATGGCGTACCAGCCGCCGTTGGACTCGACCCAGTTGAGCTTGCCCTCGGCGGCCAGCTTGGCGGCCGCTCCGGTCATCTCTATCTCGCCGCGCTCGCTCGGCTCCAGCGTGGTGAGCAGCCGGAGGAAATCGGCGTTAATCTTGAAACAGCCGGTATTGGCCAGGTCGGAGACGAACCGGGCGGGCTTCTCGTGGACGCCGGTGACCCGGTCGCCCTCCACGGTGAAGACCCCGAAGCGGTCGGGGTCGGTGACGCGCTGGGCCAGGACGGCGTTGGGGTACTCGAACAGCTCCTCGAAATTCTCGTCGCGGTAGAGGTCGTCGCCCATGAGCACGAGCGCCTCGCCGGCAATTTTGTCGGCGGCGCACAGAAGGGCGTGCCCCGTCCCCTTCTGCTCCTTCTGCTCCACGTAGCGCAACCGGATGCCCCGGTAGCTGGAACCCAGGCGCCGGATTATCTTCTCTCCCATGAACCCGACGACGATGACGGCCTCATCCACCAGGCCCTCGACGGCGCGCAGGTTCAGCTCGATTATGGAGTGCCCGGCAACCTCGTAGAGGGCCTTGGGGGTCCTCACGGTCAGGGGGTAAGTGCGGGTGCTCCGTCCGGCGGCAAGGATGACTGCTTGCATTTAATTCGCCCGAGCTGTGTGTTCCAGGGGCTTTATAGCAAAAAACAACCCAAAATGAAAGGAATTACTGCGGGGAGAGCTGCGGCGGGGCGACGGTGCGGCTGACGAACATGCCCTCAGCCAGGAGGGTGAATTCGTAACAGCCCCCGGACAAGCGCCCGTCGGGCGGGTGGCCCAGGTGGAAATCCGCCGAACCGCAGCTCGTACCCAGGGTCACCTCCCGCTCCGCCTCGGGGATGGTCCGGCCGTCGTAGCTCCAGCTCCCCGTCAGGCGAGCGCCGGGCTCGCAGTGCCGGTAATTCACGGCGGCGAGGAGCCCCGATTCCTCCCAGTCTATCCGCGTCACGTACTGGGGCGGACGCGGCGGGATGTAGAGCACTTTCGTGTTGAGGGGAATGCCGGTATCATCGGTCAGGTCGAGCCTGTGGTATCCAGCGGGGACCTCGAAACCGGTCAGAGTGAAGAAGAGCTCGCCGTCGCTCGAGTCCACCCGCAGGGTCTTGGACAGGGGCTCCGATGGCGATGGCGGCTTCCAGCGGCAGGTGAAGGAATCGCCGGAAGATGCGTTCTGGAAAAGAACCCGCACCTCGAGCCTCTCCGAATCGGTCGGTCCGGCGGGCGGGTACTGCACCTCGACGATTTCGAGCCGCAGCCCACCGGTCGCCAGGTAGATCAATACCCACACCCAGAGGAGGAAGAGGGGGAAGAGGTTGCGTACGAGCGGGTGCGACCTCATTCCACCGCCCTGACCTTGGCCGCGGCGAACGCGAGGCCGCGCTCCGTCTCCTCGAAAACGTCCAGCAGCTCGCGGGCGAAATCGGCCGCCCCGACACCCAGCTCGGCCAATCCGACCGCAGGCACCGGGGCACCGGTCGGATCGTCGTTGAGGCCGATATGGACGAGCCCGGCCAGGGGGCTGATCGTGGCGATGGAAACCGAGAGCTTTCGCCGGTCCGGCGTGTAGATGTCGTCGCCCTCGACTAACACGTCCACACCACGGAGCCGGAGGCGCTCGGCCGTCAGGAAGACGTACAGGCGCTGGCGCAGAACCGTTTCCGCCAGCGTCCGCCCGAACCAGACCCCGACGAGGTGGAGCATCCGCCCCGCGGTGATGCGCTCCCCGGCCCGGCGGTCCTCCAGATCCACCAGGTTCTCGGTGGGCACCTCGGCCGGCCCCAGGAAGGCTACGACGCAGTCACCCGCCACACCGGCCGTCCGGCGCGGCCAGTGTGTGGCGAGCTGGGTTCCGTCGTAGACGAGCTCCGACGGTATGAATCGGGTTTGAAACATAGGTTAAAGCCGGGGACCGCCCGGCGATTGTAGAACCGTTCGCTTTTAAAAACAACCTGACAACCCGATTCAACGGGCCCCGGGCCACCCCTCCGGTCCACTTCCGACGAGGCCCGACCGCGCTCCGTCAGAGGGTCGTCCTGATCATGAGCCCCACGTTGAACGAATCCCGATCGGGGTCGTACTCGTAGATGCGGTAATCGGCGTCCACGTGGATGACGAGGTTCTTGACGATGTTGTAGGAGAAGGAGAGTCCCCACGCGTGGTCGGTGTTGATGGTCTCGAGGTAGGTGTAGGTGGACGTGTGGGAGTTCAATTTGTAGGAGACCTCGAAGGCCAGCGTCTCGGTGGGGTATATATTGACCCGGGTGTTGATCCTCCAGTCGTTCTTGAGCCCCATGCTGCCGGAACTCTCGCCCACCGGAAAACTAACGCTCTCCCTGAAGGAACCGGAGAAGTCCAGGCCCCAGTATTCGGAGACGCTGAACACCGGCTCGATGATGAGCTCCCGTGTAAGGGAGTCGGAGCCACTCTCGAAGTCGTCAGTCCGCCGGTTGTTACGGGAGAGGGTGTAGGTCAAACCGACGCGCAGGCCCTCGATGAGCTTCACCTCGCTGCCGAAGCTCAGCTTGATCTCGTTGCTCCGGGGAAGGTTGCTCGAGATGCCGCCCATCGTCCGGTCGAAGCCGATGTTGAGGTTCGCGCTGAAGGAAACCGCATTGGTCAGCTTCCACTTGATGGATGATGAGACGTCGTTGTAAACAGAGATGGTGTCCTTATCGGTACTGATCGGATAGGCGAAGTCGTCGTGGGTTATCTTGTGCTGCAGCTTGAGGATGAAGCTCTGGCCCAGGTCTATCTGGGCGTCGGTGGTCATGGTGTTCTTGATGTTGGTGAGGACCGAATCGGCGATGGCGAAACGCTCCGGGGGCAGCTCGCCCTCGTCGTCGTAGTACCTCCTGTTCAGTGTGTCCTGGGACAGGTTCCAGTGGAGGTGGTCTTCCCGGGGCGAGTCCCAGTTGAGCTGCAGCTTCCAGCTTATCCCCCGGGAGAGGATATCGTAGAGCGGCCACCAGGGCGCACGGATACGGGACCCGGGGATGGGGTCCAGCTCGGGGTAGATCCAGAAGAAGTACTTCTGGAGATAGACCTCTTTTTCCAGGTAGGTCGTGG is a genomic window containing:
- a CDS encoding sugar phosphate nucleotidyltransferase, encoding MQAVILAAGRSTRTYPLTVRTPKALYEVAGHSIIELNLRAVEGLVDEAVIVVGFMGEKIIRRLGSSYRGIRLRYVEQKEQKGTGHALLCAADKIAGEALVLMGDDLYRDENFEELFEYPNAVLAQRVTDPDRFGVFTVEGDRVTGVHEKPARFVSDLANTGCFKINADFLRLLTTLEPSERGEIEMTGAAAKLAAEGKLNWVESNGGWYAIGYPWHLLEANTRLIQDRPLQRFNVKARLLGDVHRCVTVNILEDSWIGRGCILTDRVMISRNCYLHPGVQIMNRTTVGPNTQIAGGTQIGNCLIGANVQIGRRCLLTRCVIGDGATLGDAVTAFCDPPPDGKIYSTVKGERVEVDLPKFGAVIGPDAYVAPMTVLMPGVKIAAGARTEFGEVVQGDKGEIWPESE
- a CDS encoding AAA family ATPase, with amino-acid sequence MAKGGSVDAVEAAAKLERLSDAARSVEDQLARAIVGQEEVVEQLLVALFSHAHALLVGVPGLAKTLMVSSLARALDLSFRRIQFTPDLMPADITGTDVIQPDPETGQRTMQFLRGPVFANLILADEVNRTPPKTQAALLESMQEHQVSIGDTTYPLPDPFFVLATQNPIEQEGTYPLPEAQLDRFMLEIRIGYPKRDEEERIVARTTGRDEPEISPVLNAEEIIELQGLIREIPAAPHVVSYAVNLARASRPEDPTAPEFIKRWVAWGAGVRAGQYLILGAKARAALRGRPAASVDDVRDLAHAVMRHRVLINFNAEAEGVHSDEIISRLLEVIGNE
- a CDS encoding DUF366 family protein — translated: MFQTRFIPSELVYDGTQLATHWPRRTAGVAGDCVVAFLGPAEVPTENLVDLEDRRAGERITAGRMLHLVGVWFGRTLAETVLRQRLYVFLTAERLRLRGVDVLVEGDDIYTPDRRKLSVSIATISPLAGLVHIGLNDDPTGAPVPAVGLAELGVGAADFARELLDVFEETERGLAFAAAKVRAVE